A window from Exiguobacterium marinum DSM 16307 encodes these proteins:
- the fliP gene encoding flagellar type III secretion system pore protein FliP (The bacterial flagellar biogenesis protein FliP forms a type III secretion system (T3SS)-type pore required for flagellar assembly.), producing the protein MTTFEQLINLETPDSTSTSIKLLILLTLLTLAPSFLILMTCFTRVVVVLSFIRPALGTQQTPPNQLIVGLALFITLFVMSPVLSDLNENALKPYLDDKISQDEAFDEASGTMKAFMSKYTRQEDLQLFLKYGNYDQPETLDDVPLLALVPAYAISELKTAFQIGFMIFLPFLIIDMVVASVLMSMGMMMLPPVMIALPFKLLLFVLVDGWHLIVESLLRSM; encoded by the coding sequence ATGACAACGTTTGAGCAATTAATCAATTTAGAAACACCGGACAGTACCTCGACATCCATCAAGTTATTGATTTTGTTGACGTTACTGACGCTTGCACCATCCTTTTTAATCTTGATGACCTGTTTCACCCGGGTCGTGGTCGTCCTGTCATTCATTCGACCAGCGCTCGGTACACAGCAAACCCCGCCAAACCAATTGATTGTCGGATTGGCATTGTTTATCACACTGTTCGTCATGTCGCCGGTTCTCTCTGACTTAAACGAGAACGCTTTGAAGCCTTACCTCGATGACAAGATCTCACAAGATGAGGCGTTCGATGAGGCGAGTGGGACGATGAAGGCATTCATGTCGAAATATACGAGACAAGAGGATTTGCAATTGTTTTTGAAGTATGGGAATTACGACCAGCCTGAAACACTTGATGATGTACCGCTTCTCGCTTTGGTACCTGCTTACGCGATCAGTGAGTTGAAGACCGCATTCCAAATCGGCTTCATGATCTTCTTACCGTTTTTAATCATTGATATGGTCGTCGCAAGTGTCCTCATGTCGATGGGGATGATGATGCTTCCACCGGTTATGATCGCACTACCGTTTAAATTATTACTGTTTGTATTGGTCGATGGTTGGCACTTGATTGTGGAATCATTGCTTAGAAGTATGTAG
- a CDS encoding flagellar basal body-associated FliL family protein codes for MSEEEKKKGGGLKVVIILLVVLLVMGGAGFMTYKYVFGDNVTAKTKPVTAEELAERSFMTDDMTTNIQDERFINVQFTIVTDAAETKENLELRKFQVHNVILGDLAGMTKAQLTTKEDMQKFEQTLREQLNGLLEEGEVQRVYMTKKIIQ; via the coding sequence ATGAGTGAAGAAGAAAAGAAAAAAGGTGGCGGCCTGAAGGTCGTGATTATCTTGCTAGTCGTCCTGCTCGTCATGGGCGGAGCCGGGTTCATGACCTACAAATACGTCTTCGGTGATAACGTCACTGCTAAAACGAAACCGGTCACGGCTGAAGAGTTGGCGGAACGTAGTTTCATGACAGATGATATGACGACAAACATTCAAGACGAGCGTTTCATCAACGTTCAATTTACGATTGTCACTGATGCAGCTGAAACAAAAGAGAATTTAGAACTGCGCAAGTTCCAAGTTCATAACGTTATTCTTGGCGATTTGGCTGGCATGACCAAAGCACAGTTGACGACGAAAGAAGATATGCAAAAGTTCGAACAAACATTACGAGAACAACTTAACGGACTGCTTGAAGAAGGTGAAGTCCAACGCGTCTATATGACGAAGAAAATTATTCAGTGA
- a CDS encoding flagellar FliJ family protein, with protein MNRLILERIMPIAEHEKEDAALEVRGLKSKLETEMEKLYDLLLMYEALIKHQDEQSGRIDLLMSQYREKTREQVKRQIETQQLVVQQARNRYHVSQERLLGKVVEEKKYVTLHEKASLHEMTVAKLTEQQMMDELAVIHHGKGK; from the coding sequence ATGAATAGACTCATATTAGAACGAATCATGCCTATAGCTGAACATGAGAAAGAAGATGCTGCCTTAGAAGTAAGAGGGTTGAAATCGAAACTCGAAACGGAGATGGAGAAGTTATATGATCTCCTCTTAATGTATGAAGCATTGATTAAACATCAAGATGAACAATCTGGAAGAATCGATCTCCTCATGTCGCAATATCGTGAAAAAACACGAGAACAAGTGAAACGTCAAATCGAGACGCAACAGCTCGTCGTTCAACAAGCGCGCAATCGCTATCATGTATCGCAAGAGCGATTGCTCGGCAAAGTGGTGGAAGAAAAGAAATATGTGACACTACATGAAAAAGCCAGCCTGCATGAGATGACAGTGGCAAAACTTACAGAGCAACAAATGATGGACGAACTTGCTGTGATTCATCATGGGAAAGGGAAGTAG
- a CDS encoding flagellar biosynthetic protein FliO — translation MKQWWLIILLVVGLFVPATVEAATVDQQFEQQQTDEVESKVPTTASTIGNGVKVVLSLVVVVGGFIVLMRWLSSKTQGVKATQHMKHLGGVPLGKDRSVQLVKLGDQVYVLGVGDSIQLIDRLDAEAVDDEQTESLSLRTSNSNAFLDTFKKQLAQLEEVRKKS, via the coding sequence ATGAAGCAATGGTGGTTGATTATTCTTCTCGTGGTCGGGCTCTTTGTTCCGGCCACGGTTGAGGCCGCCACCGTAGACCAACAATTCGAGCAACAACAGACAGATGAAGTGGAAAGTAAAGTTCCAACGACAGCGTCAACGATTGGCAATGGCGTGAAAGTCGTGTTAAGTCTCGTTGTCGTGGTCGGCGGTTTCATCGTCTTGATGCGTTGGCTCAGTTCAAAAACACAAGGCGTGAAAGCGACTCAACATATGAAACATCTCGGAGGTGTCCCTCTCGGAAAAGATCGCTCTGTCCAGCTCGTGAAGCTCGGGGACCAAGTGTACGTCCTTGGTGTAGGTGACTCGATTCAACTGATCGATCGACTCGATGCGGAAGCGGTGGATGACGAGCAAACAGAATCTTTGTCACTCCGAACGTCAAATTCGAATGCATTTTTAGACACCTTTAAGAAACAACTTGCTCAGCTAGAAGAAGTGAGGAAGAAATCATGA
- a CDS encoding flagellar hook-length control protein FliK yields MNIALLTQAIQGSTARAGVAEGESQSAGGFLDLLSAMLGSTQGSGEQTALPHLEEGALPEAAVDLEKMAKELESWFQKPDTLDWLKSLPQDAYRTFMDAYVGLLGQLSNSSQEAETLSSSVLPVITQASSSINVMNQKEAAGQTPHVPVTQPVPNQELAKHVQTIQRIITQHKGPGEGTMKEVPVMTNVETVKIAKPALQSSNVDWMPKGMNWSRPQIDVDTVMYASKGSLPENLQARIEAALQKAPFKSGADGSKVFTVRLYPEQLGELVVKLERKNGELVVKMFASSQEAKQLIQSQVQQLQQTLAPHSQNVRVEVNLTQQALDSKSGTSEGSEQPDQEQPNEQPKGGSEDDEHPAEDE; encoded by the coding sequence TTGAATATCGCTTTATTGACACAAGCCATTCAAGGATCAACGGCTCGAGCCGGAGTTGCGGAAGGTGAGTCGCAGAGTGCAGGCGGCTTTCTAGACCTCCTGTCGGCGATGCTCGGTTCGACGCAAGGCTCTGGAGAGCAAACAGCACTTCCTCATCTTGAAGAAGGCGCGCTTCCTGAAGCAGCGGTCGACCTTGAAAAGATGGCTAAGGAACTCGAGTCATGGTTTCAAAAACCTGACACGTTGGATTGGCTTAAGTCATTACCGCAAGATGCGTATCGTACGTTTATGGATGCGTATGTAGGATTACTCGGGCAATTGTCCAATTCTTCACAAGAAGCTGAGACGCTCTCGTCTTCGGTTTTACCGGTGATTACGCAGGCTAGCTCATCAATCAATGTAATGAACCAAAAAGAAGCAGCTGGTCAAACGCCACATGTTCCAGTCACTCAACCTGTTCCGAATCAAGAACTTGCAAAGCATGTTCAAACGATTCAGCGGATCATCACGCAACATAAAGGTCCAGGCGAGGGCACAATGAAAGAAGTTCCCGTAATGACGAATGTTGAAACCGTAAAAATAGCAAAACCTGCACTTCAGTCAAGTAATGTCGACTGGATGCCGAAAGGAATGAACTGGTCGAGACCACAAATTGATGTGGATACCGTCATGTATGCTTCAAAAGGGTCACTTCCTGAAAACTTACAAGCTCGGATTGAAGCGGCTCTTCAAAAGGCACCGTTCAAAAGTGGGGCGGATGGTTCAAAAGTGTTCACCGTGAGGCTATATCCGGAGCAACTTGGAGAACTTGTCGTCAAGTTGGAACGGAAGAACGGGGAGCTTGTCGTCAAAATGTTTGCAAGTAGCCAAGAGGCGAAGCAACTGATTCAGTCGCAAGTCCAACAGTTGCAGCAAACATTGGCACCTCATTCTCAAAACGTTCGGGTTGAGGTCAACTTGACACAACAAGCTCTTGATTCGAAGTCGGGCACGTCAGAAGGTTCTGAGCAACCGGACCAGGAACAACCTAACGAACAGCCGAAAGGAGGATCTGAAGATGACGAGCATCCAGCCGAAGACGAATGA
- the fliM gene encoding flagellar motor switch protein FliM: MGEVLSQQEIDALLSALSSGDVEADSFLAQEEEKKVRQYDFKRAVRFSKDQIRSLTRIHEHFTRMLTTFFSAQLRTYVQFSVNSVEQLPYDEFIHSIPSMTMINLIEAPPLNGRFIIEVNPNISYAMLDRLLGGPGVEVDKIESFTEIEMRILTQLYKRAFSSYGDAWESIAEIKAEMSAVEVNPQFLQLVSPNETVVLISIGVTIGEVSGTINVCLPFVTIEPVLSKLSSHYWMQEANRRNASESSKEPLKAQLMNSAVEVVSLLGETTITFGDLLHLEVGDCLALDQLAKEPLSVMVGENKVFKGQVGVSGKRMAVQVLHRVKEEEQ; encoded by the coding sequence ATGGGAGAAGTACTGTCTCAACAAGAAATTGATGCCTTACTATCTGCTCTAAGCAGTGGGGATGTCGAAGCGGATTCCTTTCTCGCACAAGAGGAAGAGAAAAAAGTTCGACAATACGACTTCAAGCGAGCCGTTCGATTTTCTAAAGATCAAATTCGTAGTTTAACTCGGATTCACGAGCACTTCACTCGCATGTTAACGACATTTTTCTCGGCCCAGCTTCGCACATATGTTCAATTTTCGGTCAACTCGGTCGAACAATTACCGTACGATGAATTCATTCATTCTATTCCGAGTATGACGATGATCAACTTGATTGAAGCGCCACCGCTCAACGGTCGGTTCATCATCGAGGTCAACCCGAACATTTCGTATGCGATGTTAGACCGCTTACTTGGTGGCCCGGGTGTCGAGGTGGATAAAATCGAATCGTTCACTGAAATCGAGATGCGGATTTTGACGCAATTGTACAAGCGTGCCTTTTCAAGTTATGGGGATGCATGGGAATCGATTGCAGAGATTAAAGCAGAAATGTCTGCTGTTGAAGTGAATCCGCAGTTCTTGCAACTCGTTTCACCAAACGAGACGGTCGTGTTGATCTCGATTGGAGTGACGATTGGGGAAGTGAGTGGGACAATCAACGTCTGTCTCCCATTCGTGACAATCGAACCTGTTTTATCCAAACTCTCGAGTCATTATTGGATGCAGGAAGCGAATCGTCGGAATGCGAGCGAATCGAGTAAAGAACCGCTCAAAGCCCAGTTGATGAACTCGGCGGTCGAGGTTGTCTCTTTACTCGGTGAGACGACAATTACGTTTGGAGATTTACTGCATCTAGAAGTTGGAGATTGTTTGGCACTTGATCAATTAGCGAAAGAACCTCTATCCGTCATGGTGGGAGAAAATAAAGTATTTAAAGGGCAAGTCGGTGTGAGCGGGAAGCGAATGGCTGTGCAAGTGCTTCACCGTGTGAAGGAGGAAGAGCAATGA
- the flgG gene encoding flagellar basal body rod protein FlgG: MLRAMYSGISGLKNFQSKLDVVGNNIANVNTFGYKKGRVTFKDLVSQQVGSASGGNGTTAGGINPKEIGLGGTMATVDNVYNQGAMQNTGRALDVGISGEGFYVTRTENGFQYTRAGNFYTDNDGNLVTGDGTFLLASRTATPPAGTPPLNSVETAIAPYDPTVTPGPADGYGRIQIPPTAKAISVAKDGKVSFVDDAGKLQVAGYIVTANFANNAGLSKTGANNFSESQNSGVPQIGVPGAEGRGTLVSGALEMSNVDLSEEFTEMIVAQRGFQANTRIITTSDEILQELVNLKR; this comes from the coding sequence ATGTTAAGAGCAATGTACTCAGGAATCAGTGGATTGAAGAACTTCCAATCAAAGCTAGACGTCGTCGGGAACAACATCGCCAACGTCAACACGTTCGGATATAAAAAAGGTCGCGTCACGTTCAAAGACCTCGTCAGTCAGCAAGTTGGTAGTGCATCGGGTGGTAACGGAACGACTGCAGGGGGGATTAACCCGAAAGAAATCGGACTAGGTGGTACGATGGCAACGGTCGATAACGTGTACAACCAAGGGGCCATGCAAAATACAGGGCGTGCCCTTGATGTTGGAATTTCAGGTGAAGGTTTTTATGTAACACGAACTGAAAATGGATTCCAATATACTCGTGCAGGTAACTTTTATACTGACAATGATGGAAACCTTGTCACTGGGGACGGGACGTTCTTACTAGCTTCTCGTACAGCGACACCACCAGCTGGAACTCCACCACTTAATTCTGTTGAAACCGCAATTGCACCATACGATCCAACGGTAACTCCTGGTCCAGCAGATGGATATGGCCGTATTCAGATTCCTCCAACTGCCAAAGCGATTTCGGTTGCAAAAGACGGTAAAGTCAGCTTTGTAGATGATGCAGGTAAATTACAAGTTGCGGGTTATATTGTCACAGCAAACTTTGCGAACAATGCAGGTCTTTCAAAGACTGGGGCAAACAACTTTTCTGAATCACAAAACTCAGGTGTACCGCAGATTGGAGTCCCGGGGGCAGAAGGTAGAGGAACACTCGTCTCCGGTGCGCTTGAAATGTCAAACGTTGACCTCTCTGAAGAGTTCACGGAAATGATTGTGGCACAACGTGGTTTCCAGGCGAATACACGTATTATTACAACTTCAGACGAGATTCTTCAAGAGCTCGTTAACTTGAAACGCTGA
- the fliY gene encoding flagellar motor switch phosphatase FliY has product MSEMLSQDEIDALLRGTSDNTPTPEVEVKEEHLDSMESDALGEIGNISFGNSATALSTLLQQKVEITTPIVSEVTIDALRERYPTPHVALRVGYTEGIKGENVLVLTREDAAIISDLMLGGTGENVDPDSLDEIRLSAVQEAMNQMMGAAATSLSTVFSKKIDISPPLVEVFDATKNQTIIDRLELWETMVLIEFNLKVGTLIDSKIVQIAPIQFGKQLVDELMKATGEVKQSVKEQPKVEAPKPQPQAQSQSVAPQPDKQKPMPEVAVSQAEFMPLQSSASQDAAPANLGLLYDVPLNVTVELGRTKKSVREVLELSQGSIIELDKLAGEPVDIYVNQQRIARGEVVVIEENFGVRVTEIIQPHERIGIV; this is encoded by the coding sequence ATGAGTGAGATGCTGTCACAAGATGAAATTGACGCGTTATTACGTGGAACAAGCGACAATACGCCGACGCCGGAAGTCGAAGTGAAAGAAGAACATTTAGATTCGATGGAGAGCGACGCACTTGGGGAAATTGGTAACATTTCGTTCGGCAACTCGGCAACGGCCTTGTCGACACTACTACAACAAAAAGTTGAAATCACGACACCGATTGTCAGTGAAGTGACAATTGATGCCTTGCGTGAGCGTTACCCAACTCCTCACGTGGCCTTACGTGTTGGTTACACAGAAGGAATTAAAGGGGAGAACGTCCTCGTGTTGACTCGCGAAGATGCGGCCATCATTTCTGATCTTATGCTAGGTGGAACGGGTGAGAATGTAGATCCTGATAGTCTCGATGAGATTCGTTTATCGGCTGTTCAAGAAGCGATGAACCAGATGATGGGTGCGGCAGCAACGTCACTGTCGACGGTATTTTCGAAAAAAATCGACATTTCCCCACCACTTGTTGAAGTATTTGATGCAACGAAGAATCAGACCATTATCGATCGGCTTGAACTTTGGGAAACAATGGTACTCATTGAATTCAATCTCAAAGTGGGCACATTGATTGACTCTAAAATCGTCCAGATTGCACCAATTCAGTTTGGAAAGCAATTGGTCGATGAGTTGATGAAAGCAACCGGGGAAGTAAAACAATCGGTAAAAGAGCAACCGAAAGTGGAAGCACCAAAACCGCAACCGCAAGCACAATCACAATCTGTTGCCCCGCAACCGGATAAGCAAAAGCCCATGCCTGAAGTGGCAGTGAGTCAGGCAGAATTTATGCCGCTCCAATCATCGGCCTCACAAGATGCAGCCCCGGCGAACCTTGGTCTATTGTATGACGTTCCGTTGAACGTGACAGTAGAGTTAGGAAGAACGAAAAAATCGGTTCGGGAAGTGCTTGAGTTATCGCAAGGCTCCATCATCGAACTCGACAAGCTAGCAGGTGAACCGGTCGATATTTATGTCAATCAACAACGAATCGCTAGAGGAGAAGTTGTGGTCATTGAAGAAAACTTTGGGGTACGTGTAACAGAAATTATTCAACCGCATGAGCGGATCGGAATCGTCTAA
- a CDS encoding flagellar hook capping FlgD N-terminal domain-containing protein, producing the protein MTSIQPKTNDYTLPDQSLPKATNQYDKDMFMKLLLAQIANQDPMSPMEDREFIAQMAQFSSLEQMQTISKQLDSVLVDRHMSSISEYSSMIGKTIDFTSETSEETTKGSGRVVSISRNDLTGYMADLEDGTSVSVYDITSIK; encoded by the coding sequence ATGACGAGCATCCAGCCGAAGACGAATGATTATACATTGCCAGACCAGTCGCTTCCAAAAGCGACGAATCAATACGACAAAGACATGTTCATGAAATTGTTACTCGCTCAAATCGCGAACCAGGACCCGATGTCGCCGATGGAAGACCGTGAATTCATCGCACAGATGGCGCAATTCTCTTCACTCGAACAGATGCAAACGATTTCGAAACAACTTGACTCTGTCCTCGTTGACCGCCATATGTCATCGATTTCTGAATACAGTAGCATGATTGGTAAAACAATCGACTTCACATCAGAAACGAGCGAAGAGACGACAAAAGGGTCAGGTCGCGTTGTCTCAATCTCTCGAAATGATTTAACAGGGTATATGGCCGATCTTGAAGACGGCACGTCAGTCAGCGTATACGATATCACTTCCATCAAATAA
- the fliI gene encoding flagellar protein export ATPase FliI: protein MALIEQVIESIKQSADGEYTRKIGRVCRVVGLMIESNGPSAFVGERCLIVLPSNETVEAEVVGFNEERVLLMPYGETIQIAPGCLVKGTGKMLQVPVGAELIGQVLDGLGRPLSGEQLVTGKRYDVQRKPPNPLNRPRILEALSTGVRMIDGLLTVGKGQRVGLFAGSGVGKSTLLGMIAKRSSADINVIALIGERGREVKEFIEKELGPEGMARSVVIVATSDQPPLVRLKGAYTATAIAEYFRDQGKEVVLMMDSVTRFAMAQREIGLATGEPPTSKGYTPSVFAMLPQLLERSGTAASGSITAFYTVLVDGDDMNEPIADAVRGILDGHFVMDRSLANRGQFPAIHVLKSISRVMNQIASPVHREAAQTFRSWLATYIDAEDLINIGAYKKGTNPAIDTAIEKYPFLLTFLKQSIEEDAAFEQTMGHLSHIARGES, encoded by the coding sequence ATGGCGCTTATTGAACAGGTCATCGAATCAATCAAGCAGTCCGCAGATGGCGAGTATACGCGTAAAATCGGCAGAGTCTGTCGGGTCGTCGGATTGATGATTGAATCAAATGGACCGAGCGCGTTTGTCGGGGAACGATGTTTGATTGTCCTTCCTTCAAATGAAACGGTTGAAGCAGAAGTGGTTGGCTTCAATGAAGAGCGTGTTCTTCTCATGCCATACGGTGAAACTATCCAAATCGCACCAGGTTGTCTTGTAAAAGGGACAGGGAAGATGCTTCAAGTTCCTGTAGGCGCAGAACTGATCGGACAAGTACTCGACGGTTTAGGACGGCCCTTATCCGGTGAGCAACTCGTGACCGGAAAACGTTACGACGTTCAACGCAAACCGCCGAACCCATTGAATCGACCGAGGATTTTAGAAGCTCTATCGACCGGTGTCCGCATGATTGATGGTCTTTTGACCGTCGGGAAAGGTCAACGTGTCGGATTATTTGCCGGGTCTGGCGTAGGAAAGTCGACGTTGCTCGGGATGATTGCCAAACGTTCTTCTGCTGACATTAATGTCATTGCACTCATTGGAGAACGTGGGCGAGAAGTGAAAGAGTTCATCGAAAAAGAGCTTGGACCGGAAGGAATGGCTCGATCCGTCGTGATTGTAGCGACGAGTGATCAGCCACCGCTTGTCCGCTTGAAGGGTGCATACACGGCTACCGCGATTGCAGAGTATTTCCGCGACCAAGGAAAAGAAGTGGTTCTCATGATGGACTCGGTGACACGTTTTGCGATGGCGCAGCGTGAAATTGGACTCGCAACCGGTGAACCACCGACATCTAAAGGGTATACACCGTCTGTATTCGCCATGTTGCCACAACTGCTAGAACGGAGTGGTACCGCAGCCAGCGGATCAATCACGGCGTTTTATACGGTGCTTGTCGATGGGGATGATATGAATGAACCGATCGCTGATGCGGTGCGAGGGATATTAGATGGACACTTTGTCATGGACCGTTCGCTTGCGAACCGTGGACAGTTTCCTGCGATCCATGTCTTAAAGTCGATTAGCCGGGTCATGAATCAAATCGCGTCTCCTGTACATCGGGAAGCGGCTCAAACATTCCGTAGCTGGTTAGCAACTTATATCGATGCAGAAGATTTGATTAATATCGGTGCATATAAAAAAGGGACCAATCCAGCAATCGATACGGCAATTGAGAAGTATCCATTCTTATTGACGTTCTTGAAGCAATCGATTGAGGAAGACGCCGCATTTGAACAGACGATGGGCCACTTGTCACATATCGCGCGAGGTGAATCATGA
- a CDS encoding response regulator: MSAKVLVVDDAAFMRMMIKDILTKNGYDVVGEAENGADAIAKYRELTPDLVTLDITMPEMDGLAALKEIRSFDSNAKIIMCSAMGQQAMVIDAIQAGAKDFIVKPFNAERVIEAVSKTVAQ, translated from the coding sequence ATGAGTGCAAAAGTATTAGTAGTGGATGACGCAGCGTTCATGCGCATGATGATCAAAGATATTTTGACAAAGAACGGATATGACGTAGTAGGTGAGGCGGAGAACGGAGCGGACGCAATTGCGAAATACCGTGAACTCACACCGGATCTCGTCACACTCGATATTACGATGCCTGAGATGGACGGTTTGGCAGCCTTGAAAGAAATTCGCAGTTTTGACTCAAACGCTAAAATTATTATGTGTTCGGCGATGGGGCAACAAGCGATGGTCATTGATGCGATTCAAGCCGGTGCGAAAGATTTCATCGTCAAGCCGTTCAACGCAGAACGCGTCATCGAAGCAGTTTCTAAAACGGTCGCACAATGA
- the fliQ gene encoding flagellar biosynthesis protein FliQ — protein sequence MTQEMVIYLATESVWTLLKIAMPLLLISLIVGLVISILQATTQIQEQTLSFVPKIISVFIGLVIFGPWMLQQIEGFTRLIFELMVEVASK from the coding sequence ATGACACAAGAAATGGTCATCTATTTGGCAACAGAGAGTGTGTGGACATTATTAAAAATTGCAATGCCACTTTTACTCATCTCACTGATTGTCGGTCTCGTGATCTCGATTTTACAGGCCACGACTCAAATTCAAGAACAGACATTATCGTTCGTCCCAAAAATCATCTCAGTCTTTATTGGACTGGTTATATTCGGACCATGGATGCTTCAACAGATTGAAGGGTTCACCCGATTGATCTTCGAGCTAATGGTTGAGGTTGCGTCGAAATGA
- a CDS encoding MotE family protein, with translation MAKENNKRGKQMIVALVLIPAIFILVGGIVVMNYAMDRPLLSVPLLEVKNDEKTGETKTSETQVNVTGIDSETTNRLKAANSEIEKLRNENVELTNEVKARQEEITDLIRERDRLTSELEAATKEDETSSDVASVYEEMSAKQAAAIMGELESPQVADLLKELSPKQQADILGRMNAQQAAVVTQLLQ, from the coding sequence ATGGCAAAAGAGAACAATAAACGAGGCAAGCAAATGATTGTGGCGTTGGTCCTCATCCCAGCGATTTTCATTTTAGTTGGCGGAATCGTCGTCATGAACTATGCGATGGACCGTCCACTGTTATCTGTTCCCTTACTAGAAGTAAAGAATGACGAAAAGACGGGGGAAACTAAAACGTCTGAGACTCAAGTCAATGTGACGGGAATCGATTCAGAAACAACGAATCGCTTGAAAGCGGCGAACAGTGAGATTGAAAAATTACGGAATGAGAATGTTGAATTGACGAACGAAGTAAAAGCGAGACAAGAAGAAATTACCGATTTGATTCGCGAACGAGATCGTCTCACCTCTGAGCTTGAAGCAGCGACTAAAGAAGATGAAACCTCATCCGATGTTGCCAGTGTCTATGAAGAAATGTCTGCCAAACAGGCTGCAGCAATCATGGGCGAGCTAGAGAGCCCGCAGGTAGCTGACCTGTTAAAGGAATTATCTCCTAAACAGCAGGCGGATATTTTAGGGCGTATGAACGCACAGCAAGCTGCGGTTGTGACGCAGCTTCTCCAATGA
- a CDS encoding FliH/SctL family protein yields MTSLSNVIKRQRAMSNIPQRIESKRLETPVIEPTDHIDHHQVIESRYEKLKQDEEAFQQFQLTEVEQLERLKQQAFEEARSEGYQAGLLQGRQDGLAEFEDITTRLNSVSTELELLFEEKWRQAEEQLIELAVSVSAHVTTDLVRKDEELFATMIREQMSHLIDAESLTIFVHPTRLASIQQFESMWRTDETPPLKYRGDGSLDETAIRIESPHRGNEVDLSYSFERIQAKIEEVLADGAY; encoded by the coding sequence ATGACATCGTTGTCTAATGTAATCAAACGTCAACGTGCAATGTCGAACATTCCGCAACGGATTGAATCCAAACGATTAGAAACACCCGTTATTGAACCGACCGATCACATCGACCATCATCAAGTCATCGAGTCGCGCTACGAGAAGCTGAAACAGGATGAAGAAGCATTTCAACAGTTTCAACTGACAGAAGTAGAGCAATTAGAACGTTTGAAACAACAAGCGTTTGAAGAAGCCCGTTCAGAAGGGTATCAAGCTGGCCTTCTTCAAGGGAGACAGGATGGACTGGCGGAGTTTGAAGACATCACGACGCGTTTAAATTCCGTTTCGACCGAGCTCGAACTCTTGTTTGAAGAAAAATGGAGGCAAGCGGAAGAACAGCTGATTGAATTGGCCGTTTCAGTCAGTGCTCATGTGACAACGGATCTTGTTCGAAAAGATGAAGAGTTGTTTGCGACGATGATTCGTGAACAGATGTCACACCTAATTGACGCCGAATCACTCACAATCTTTGTACATCCGACCCGACTCGCATCGATTCAGCAATTCGAATCGATGTGGCGGACAGACGAGACACCGCCTCTTAAGTATCGTGGAGATGGATCGCTTGACGAAACAGCTATTCGAATTGAATCGCCACATCGTGGAAATGAAGTCGATTTATCGTACAGCTTCGAACGCATCCAAGCCAAAATCGAGGAGGTTTTAGCGGATGGCGCTTATTGA
- a CDS encoding flagellar FlbD family protein, which produces MIRVTAFRGEEFVLNALLIETVKAEPDTIIQLFNGKTYLVKETKDQIIERTEVFYRSIGLVGTMFTRGEEDE; this is translated from the coding sequence ATGATTCGCGTCACGGCATTTCGAGGTGAGGAGTTCGTGCTCAACGCCCTGCTCATCGAAACGGTGAAAGCAGAGCCCGACACGATTATCCAATTGTTTAATGGCAAAACGTATCTCGTGAAAGAAACGAAAGACCAAATCATTGAACGAACCGAAGTCTTTTACCGCTCAATTGGTTTAGTCGGAACGATGTTCACAAGAGGTGAAGAAGATGAGTGA